A stretch of the Papaver somniferum cultivar HN1 chromosome 6, ASM357369v1, whole genome shotgun sequence genome encodes the following:
- the LOC113288440 gene encoding uncharacterized oxidoreductase At1g06690, chloroplastic-like isoform X2: protein MALQVTGASFSLLKNSRNRSSIIRGVASEESVTIQTGGEDKVKLGGSDLKVTKLGIGAWSWGDTSYWNNFEWDDRKLKAAKTAFDASVDSGITFFDTAEVYGSKFSFGAVNSETLLGRFIKERKQKDPGVEVAVATKFAALPWRLGRGSVISALKDSLDRLNLSSVELYQLHWPGLWGNEDYINGLADAVEQGLVKAVGVSNYSEKRLRAAYKQLKSRGIPLASNQVNYSLIYRIPEDNGVKATCDELGITLIAYSPIAQGALTGKYTPANPPTGPRGRIYTPEFLTELQPLVNRIKDIGQSYNKTPTQVVLNWLVSQENVVPIPGAKNAEQAKEFAGAIGWELTNDEIADLRSLASKTKPVMGFPVEKL from the exons ATGGCTTTGCAAGTAACTGGTGCAAGTTTTTCTCTGTTAAAGAATAGTAGAAATCGTAGTAGTATAATAAGAGGTGTTGCTTCTGAAGAGTCTGTTACTATTCAAACCGGAGGAGAAGATAAGGTGAAATTGGGTGGTTCTGATTTAAAAGTTACAAAACTTGGGATTGGAGCTTGGTCATGGGGTGACACCAGCTACTGGAACAACTTTGAATGGGATG ATAGGAAACTGAAAGCTGCAAAAACTGCTTTTGATGCTAGTGTTGACTCTGGTATAACATTCTTTGATACTGCTGAGGTTTATGGCTCAAAG TTCTCCTTTGGCGCAGTCAACTCCGAAACTCTACTCGGAAG ATTTATCAAGGAAAGGAAGCAAAAAGATCCAGGAGTGGAGGTAGCTGTTGCAACCAAGTTTGCAGCATTACCATGGAGGCTTGGTCGTGGGAGTGTCATCTCAGCGCTTAAGGATTCTCTTGATAGGCTCAATCTATCTTCAGTCGAACTTTACCAGCTTCATTG GCCTGGATTATGGGGAAATGAAG attatATTAACGGGCTTGCTGATGCCGTTGAACAAGGCCTTGTAAAGGCTGTAGGTGTCTCCAATTACAGTG AAAAACGTCTACGAGCTGCTTACAAGCAGCTTAAAAGCAGGGGGATTCCTTTAGCTTCTAACCAAGTGAACTACAGCCTTATATACAGAATTCCAGAGGACAATGGTGTGAAAGCTACTTGTGATGAGCTTGGGATCACATTGATTGCATATTCGCCTATAGCGCAAG GTGCTCTTACCGGTAAATATACACCAGCAAATCCGCCAACAGGTCCTCGAGGCCGTATATATACTCCAGAATTCCTCACAGAG CTGCAACCTCTTGTGAACAGAATAAAGGATATAGGACAAAGCTACAACAAAACTCCTACACAG GTTGTTCTTAACTGGCTAGTTTCCCAAGAAAATGTTGTGCCAATTCCAGGAGCTAAAAATGCAGAACAGGCCAAAGAATTTGCAGGTGCAATAGGATGGGAACTCACTAATGATGAAATCGCAGATCTGCGAAGTTTAGCATCAAAAACAAAACCTGTTATGGGTTTCCCAGTCGAAAAGTTGTAA